A section of the Spirosoma pollinicola genome encodes:
- a CDS encoding ThuA domain-containing protein — protein MKPVHALILLVFALVASSAEAQLTKQGNGKVIRTLIVDGQNNHEQWPKITFMMKRYLEETGKFSVDVKRSYYTWNGADLIEKYKIAGVQATKALSKSRADSSFHPDFSKYDLVVCNFGWNAAPWSDETQADFEKFMKNGGGLVVVHAADNSFPMWPAYNKMIGLGGWGDRTEKDGPYVYYDKDGKLIRDTAAGQAGSHGAQSEFLITVREPNHPITKGMPLTWMHTKDEMYDRLRGPADNMTVLATAFSSKDNKGTDRNEPMLITINYGKGRIFHTPLGHVDYSVECVGFITCLQRGAQWAATGKVDIPVPADFPTATATSKRSFVE, from the coding sequence ATGAAACCAGTACACGCTCTTATACTGCTAGTTTTTGCCTTGGTGGCGAGTAGCGCGGAGGCACAATTGACCAAACAGGGCAACGGGAAAGTCATCCGAACACTGATTGTGGATGGGCAGAACAACCATGAACAGTGGCCGAAAATCACATTTATGATGAAGCGGTACCTCGAAGAAACGGGCAAGTTCTCGGTCGATGTCAAACGCTCGTATTATACATGGAATGGAGCTGACCTGATCGAGAAGTACAAAATTGCGGGTGTTCAGGCTACGAAAGCGCTATCTAAATCCAGGGCCGACTCCAGCTTTCACCCTGATTTCTCGAAGTACGACCTCGTGGTTTGCAATTTTGGCTGGAATGCCGCGCCCTGGTCGGACGAAACGCAGGCCGACTTTGAGAAATTCATGAAAAACGGCGGTGGTCTGGTCGTAGTTCATGCAGCCGATAATTCGTTTCCGATGTGGCCCGCTTACAACAAAATGATCGGTCTGGGAGGCTGGGGCGACCGTACCGAAAAAGACGGTCCCTATGTGTATTACGATAAAGACGGAAAACTTATCCGAGATACAGCCGCTGGACAGGCCGGATCGCACGGGGCGCAGAGCGAGTTTTTGATAACGGTTCGGGAACCTAATCATCCCATCACCAAAGGCATGCCGCTAACCTGGATGCACACCAAAGACGAGATGTATGACCGCCTGCGCGGACCGGCCGATAACATGACTGTGCTGGCAACGGCTTTCTCGTCGAAAGACAACAAAGGTACCGACCGCAACGAACCCATGTTAATAACAATCAACTATGGCAAAGGGCGGATTTTTCACACACCCTTAGGCCACGTCGATTACTCCGTCGAATGCGTTGGGTTTATCACCTGTTTACAACGGGGCGCTCAGTGGGCCGCTACGGGTAAAGTTGATATCCCAGTACCTGCTGATTTTCCAACTGCTACAGCAACCAGTAAGCGGAGTTTTGTGGAGTGA
- a CDS encoding response regulator: MESEQKHHQKAGFPLLVVEGNKDHQLLIGYCLRAKIPQAEPIFASTVQETLSFLELAFAHQKTFPRLVLLDFYLPDLTDGLKLMNQLRTRYPLLPIIILSSQPEQGLVNKAYQLGANSFLGKPKSLEEWEHMFQSLREYWFNTVTLSSYSLITSGEE; the protein is encoded by the coding sequence ATGGAATCTGAGCAGAAACACCACCAAAAGGCGGGTTTTCCCCTTTTGGTGGTAGAAGGTAACAAGGATCATCAACTATTAATTGGCTACTGCTTACGCGCAAAAATCCCTCAGGCGGAACCAATTTTTGCGTCCACGGTTCAGGAAACGCTCTCTTTTTTAGAACTTGCATTTGCCCATCAAAAAACATTCCCTCGTCTGGTCCTTCTCGATTTCTATTTGCCCGATCTGACGGATGGATTGAAATTAATGAATCAGTTACGAACCCGTTATCCGCTTCTTCCTATCATCATTTTAAGCAGTCAACCCGAACAAGGTCTTGTTAACAAAGCCTATCAGTTAGGTGCTAATTCATTTTTAGGCAAACCCAAAAGCCTGGAAGAATGGGAACATATGTTTCAATCCTTACGAGAATACTGGTTCAATACCGTAACCCTATCCAGCTATAGCCTGATAACTTCGGGTGAAGAATAA
- a CDS encoding ATP-binding protein, with amino-acid sequence MNPSSPEGIGTVLLAAGAFQFARRFLDTPTRLPDWEPYFKRGWVLIGLLIGASALFSITLANGWVALGLSLLFVYMLWQLKAFQPSRTVLLAVAPFLLLWILGSFLEYYAPKYYEANDDFIDNSIGFSTIWLGTFLLIASRQKKTLVKQEQERALEAEQRRIIEAKKQELEYLVAERTAEITLQKEELEHALVELKTTQNQLIQSEKMASLGELTAGIAHEIQNPLNFVNNFAEVSIELIDELADEQAKAHRDPELEADLLVDLKQNLQKINHHGGRASSIVKGMLQHSRASTGQREATDLNALCDEYLRLAYHGLRAKDKTFNALFTVDLDANLGQVSVVPQDISRVLLNLFTNAFYAVQQRQKQAGSESGYQPTVRVSTRCAGSEVVIKVIDNGTGMSEEVQQKIFQPFFTTKPTGEGTGLGLSLAYEIITKGHQGSLKVASKEGD; translated from the coding sequence ATGAACCCATCGTCACCCGAAGGTATTGGAACCGTTTTACTGGCCGCTGGTGCGTTTCAATTCGCCCGTCGTTTTCTGGACACGCCCACCCGCCTGCCCGACTGGGAACCTTACTTCAAGCGAGGCTGGGTCCTTATTGGTTTGCTTATTGGGGCTTCTGCACTCTTCTCCATCACTCTGGCGAATGGCTGGGTTGCACTCGGTCTGAGTCTGCTATTCGTTTACATGCTGTGGCAATTGAAAGCGTTTCAACCGTCGCGAACGGTATTACTGGCCGTAGCTCCTTTTCTGCTTTTGTGGATTTTGGGGAGTTTCCTGGAGTACTATGCGCCCAAATATTACGAGGCAAATGACGATTTTATTGATAATTCGATTGGCTTTTCGACAATCTGGCTGGGCACTTTTTTGCTGATTGCCAGCCGCCAGAAAAAGACACTGGTCAAACAAGAACAGGAGCGTGCACTCGAAGCCGAACAACGGCGTATTATTGAAGCTAAAAAACAGGAACTTGAGTATTTAGTTGCTGAACGAACGGCTGAGATTACCCTGCAAAAAGAAGAGCTGGAACACGCACTGGTTGAATTAAAGACGACCCAAAACCAACTCATCCAGAGCGAAAAAATGGCCTCCCTAGGCGAACTGACCGCGGGCATCGCCCACGAAATCCAAAACCCCCTCAACTTCGTCAATAACTTCGCCGAGGTCAGCATCGAACTCATCGACGAACTGGCCGACGAACAGGCTAAAGCCCACCGCGACCCCGAGCTGGAAGCCGACCTGCTGGTGGACCTCAAGCAGAATCTGCAGAAAATCAACCATCATGGGGGGCGGGCCTCCTCCATCGTCAAAGGCATGCTCCAGCACTCACGGGCCAGCACGGGGCAGCGCGAAGCCACCGATCTGAATGCGTTGTGTGATGAATACCTGCGGCTGGCCTATCATGGCCTGCGGGCTAAAGACAAAACCTTCAATGCCTTGTTCACCGTCGATCTGGATGCTAATCTGGGTCAGGTGAGTGTAGTGCCCCAGGACATCAGCCGGGTGTTGCTGAACCTGTTCACCAATGCGTTTTATGCGGTTCAGCAGCGCCAGAAGCAGGCGGGCAGTGAATCGGGTTACCAGCCCACGGTGAGAGTGAGCACGCGCTGTGCCGGTAGTGAAGTGGTGATCAAGGTGATCGACAACGGGACGGGTATGTCGGAGGAGGTTCAGCAGAAGATTTTCCAGCCCTTTTTCACCACCAAGCCCACGGGGGAGGGGACGGGGTTGGGTCTGTCGCTGGCTTATGAGATCATCACCAAGGGGCATCAGGGCAGCCTGAAGGTAGCCAGTAAAGAAGGAGACTAG
- a CDS encoding transposase: protein MSHTFENTTDKLYGLGRLAAWHEKVRQAGFKAFNMVVCSIQNNGETIFNHFDNRSTNAPAESFNAKIKAFRSQFRGVPNVDSFLYRLTLLYA from the coding sequence CTGAGCCATACCTTTGAAAACACCACCGACAAACTTTACGGCTTAGGGCGGTTGGCTGCGTGGCATGAAAAAGTGCGACAAGCCGGATTCAAAGCCTTCAACATGGTAGTCTGCTCCATTCAGAACAACGGTGAAACGATTTTTAACCACTTTGACAACCGCAGCACCAATGCCCCGGCCGAGTCATTCAATGCTAAAATCAAGGCCTTTCGTAGTCAATTTCGTGGGGTTCCAAATGTGGATTCCTTCCTTTATCGACTAACTCTATTATATGCTTAA
- a CDS encoding ISAon1 family transposase N-terminal region protein: MESFLPIIQFLLPEFILENFELTSIDRLQGVFHVHIEEKNADQRDPERKNLLSKGFFPTITVQDFPIRGHQVFLHIKRRRWLNTKTGKVVYRDWTQVAEGTRMTSEFSAFLKEIGRYQPD; encoded by the coding sequence TTGGAGAGTTTCTTACCCATCATCCAGTTCCTGTTGCCTGAGTTTATTCTGGAAAATTTCGAATTGACATCCATTGACCGGCTCCAGGGCGTCTTTCACGTTCATATCGAAGAGAAAAATGCCGATCAGCGGGATCCGGAACGTAAAAACCTACTCTCCAAAGGTTTCTTTCCGACTATCACGGTTCAAGATTTCCCCATTCGTGGGCACCAGGTTTTCCTCCACATCAAGCGCCGTCGGTGGCTTAATACTAAAACCGGAAAAGTCGTATATCGCGACTGGACACAAGTAGCAGAAGGAACGCGGATGACCAGTGAGTTTTCCGCTTTTTTAAAAGAAATCGGTCGATACCAACCCGATTAA
- a CDS encoding ISAon1 family transposase, translated as MGGFYGVCGRGLLRQYRDYQSGFANWDQRTHAKAWLLYPQNLGTHLSIDETSLSHGELYTILTNKAAKGGPGSIVAIVAGTKADTVIGVLRQLPKKQRDKVGEITLDMAGNMALIAKKCFPKATQVTDRFHVQQLALAAVQDMRIKYRWEALEAENEATEAAKLSQIDYQPAVLSNGDTLKQLLVRSRYVLYKKTTDWTPSQQERAALLFERYADLKTAYELSQALSHIFEKTTDKLYGLARLAKWHEKVRQAGFKTFNTVARSIQNHYETILNYFDNRSTNASAESFNAKIKAFRSQFRGVRNIEFFLYRLTQLYA; from the coding sequence ATTGGCGGATTTTATGGCGTCTGTGGCCGTGGCTTATTGCGCCAATACCGTGATTACCAGAGTGGGTTTGCCAATTGGGATCAACGAACACACGCCAAAGCCTGGCTGCTGTATCCCCAAAACCTGGGTACGCATCTATCAATTGATGAGACCAGCCTATCCCATGGAGAACTCTATACCATCCTGACTAATAAAGCGGCTAAAGGTGGGCCAGGAAGCATTGTGGCTATTGTAGCGGGCACCAAGGCTGATACGGTGATTGGTGTACTGAGGCAACTGCCTAAAAAACAGCGCGATAAGGTAGGTGAGATTACTCTGGACATGGCGGGTAACATGGCGCTGATAGCCAAAAAATGTTTTCCTAAGGCCACTCAGGTCACCGACCGCTTCCATGTCCAACAATTAGCCCTGGCTGCCGTTCAGGATATGCGTATTAAGTACCGGTGGGAAGCCCTGGAAGCAGAAAACGAGGCTACTGAAGCGGCTAAGTTGAGCCAGATCGACTATCAACCGGCGGTCCTTTCCAATGGCGACACGCTGAAACAACTACTGGTGCGTAGTCGCTATGTGCTCTATAAAAAGACGACTGACTGGACCCCAAGTCAGCAAGAGCGGGCCGCCCTGTTATTTGAGCGGTATGCTGACCTGAAGACGGCTTATGAGTTGAGTCAGGCCCTGAGCCACATCTTTGAGAAGACGACCGATAAGCTTTATGGCTTAGCCCGCTTGGCCAAATGGCATGAAAAAGTACGCCAAGCGGGATTCAAAACTTTCAACACCGTGGCCCGTTCTATCCAAAATCATTATGAAACGATTCTCAACTACTTTGACAACCGCAGTACCAACGCTTCAGCCGAGTCGTTCAATGCGAAGATCAAAGCATTTCGAAGTCAATTCCGCGGGGTGCGAAACATCGAATTCTTTCTGTACCGCCTAACTCAGTTATATGCTTAA
- a CDS encoding cellulase family glycosylhydrolase has protein sequence MTQPRPVYQYLAYSHYVLISMNRQLIIHTALAILFAHLLLSGQAFSQKRKPLPPIQGSKTLDPNKPPFSLTSLKNPTFQTKEKLLLDPCGNPVILKGVNKLSVFDDDDPTGTSYFPQIAKTGANCVRIVWEMNAANPLTRLDQLISNARASNLIPIVGLWDFTETDDGGFSHLNDYVNYWKSPAVVNLIKKHQAYLIVNIANEAATGDETNSADLTTYATAYKSAVLKLRSAGINVPLMIDGMDRGKSLLCFAQKGPEILNADPKHNLIFSFHAYWPKTDTDSDPTFIANAFAKVSSLPIVLVIGELAGFGAGQDNTKCAAPGTVDYLQFAQRADTARMGWMLWEWGPKGDPNCASMDITTDGTFSSILTTPNTWVRDLVLDKPFSLKNTQKTPFITSGLKSCPRP, from the coding sequence ATGACGCAACCTAGGCCTGTTTATCAGTACCTTGCCTATAGTCACTACGTGCTCATCTCCATGAACAGGCAACTGATTATCCATACGGCGTTGGCAATTCTCTTTGCGCATTTGCTGCTGTCAGGCCAGGCTTTTTCCCAGAAAAGAAAGCCCTTACCACCCATACAAGGATCAAAAACCCTCGACCCAAACAAGCCACCATTTAGTTTGACGAGCCTTAAAAACCCTACCTTTCAAACGAAAGAGAAATTACTGCTGGACCCCTGCGGAAACCCGGTTATCCTGAAGGGCGTCAATAAATTGTCGGTGTTCGATGATGACGACCCAACAGGCACGAGCTATTTTCCCCAGATTGCAAAAACGGGCGCTAACTGCGTCCGAATTGTTTGGGAAATGAATGCTGCAAACCCACTCACGCGGCTGGACCAGCTTATCAGCAATGCCAGAGCCAGCAATCTTATTCCGATTGTGGGCCTCTGGGATTTTACCGAAACCGACGACGGAGGCTTTAGCCACCTGAATGATTACGTCAATTACTGGAAAAGTCCTGCTGTGGTTAACCTGATCAAAAAACATCAGGCCTACCTGATCGTCAACATTGCCAATGAAGCCGCAACGGGCGACGAAACGAACTCCGCCGATTTGACGACCTATGCCACGGCCTACAAAAGTGCCGTGCTGAAACTTCGAAGCGCGGGCATCAATGTACCCCTGATGATCGACGGTATGGATCGTGGCAAGAGCTTACTCTGCTTTGCGCAGAAAGGACCGGAAATCCTGAACGCCGATCCCAAACACAATCTTATCTTTTCGTTTCACGCCTATTGGCCCAAGACAGATACAGATAGCGACCCAACATTTATTGCCAATGCCTTCGCAAAAGTCAGTTCGCTGCCCATCGTGCTTGTCATTGGCGAACTGGCGGGTTTTGGGGCCGGGCAGGATAACACAAAGTGTGCTGCGCCCGGAACGGTCGACTACCTGCAGTTTGCCCAGCGAGCTGACACGGCCCGCATGGGCTGGATGCTCTGGGAGTGGGGTCCCAAAGGTGACCCCAATTGTGCATCAATGGACATTACTACCGATGGCACGTTCTCGTCTATTCTGACTACGCCCAACACATGGGTGCGTGACCTCGTTCTCGATAAACCGTTTAGCCTGAAAAACACGCAGAAAACGCCCTTCATTACCAGCGGTCTTAAGTCCTGCCCCCGTCCATGA
- a CDS encoding N-acetylmuramidase family protein, translated as MPATLTLDDYQLAAKSLNTELAVIKAVTEVESGGRGFLTDGRVVIRFEPHLFHRYTQGKFDATHPQLSFLKLKTGYPKNVSQSWELYDEAKVLNLQAARMASSFGLFQILGSNWPDCGCKSLPEFVSRMSKSEAEQLNLFCSFIKNQGLNDELRDHQWARFARIYNGKDFKLMHYDTKLNNAYKKFSV; from the coding sequence ATGCCTGCTACCTTGACGCTCGATGATTACCAACTGGCTGCAAAGAGCCTGAATACCGAATTAGCCGTTATCAAAGCGGTAACCGAAGTTGAATCTGGTGGACGTGGATTCCTGACAGATGGCCGGGTTGTGATCCGCTTTGAACCACATTTGTTTCACCGCTATACACAGGGAAAGTTCGACGCAACTCATCCACAATTGAGTTTTTTGAAACTCAAAACGGGTTATCCAAAAAATGTATCCCAAAGCTGGGAGCTATATGATGAGGCAAAAGTCCTGAATTTACAGGCAGCCCGAATGGCCTCTTCATTTGGTTTGTTTCAAATTCTGGGTTCCAATTGGCCTGATTGCGGCTGTAAATCATTACCCGAATTTGTGTCCCGCATGTCCAAATCCGAAGCCGAACAGCTTAATCTGTTTTGCAGCTTCATTAAGAATCAGGGTCTGAATGATGAATTACGCGATCATCAATGGGCGCGATTTGCCCGAATTTATAATGGCAAAGACTTTAAACTGATGCATTACGATACGAAGCTTAACAACGCTTATAAAAAATTCAGCGTATAG